Below is a window of Vicinamibacterales bacterium DNA.
GTCACCTTCTCGAGGACCTCGAGCGCTTCCGCGTCGCGGAACAGCACGCCCGCTTCCGCTCCTCGGCCCGTGCCGACCATGATCGACATCGGCGTCGCCAGCCCGAGCGCGCACGGGCAGGCGATGATCAGGACCGCCACCGCGTTGACCAGCGCATGCGCCAGTCGCGGATCCGGTCCCCACGTCGACCACACGACGAACGTGACGAGCGCCACGCCGATGACGATCGGCACGAACCACGCCGACACCGTGTCGGCCAGCCGTTGGATCGGCGCGCGCGACCGCTGCGCCTCTCCGACCATGCGGACGATCTGGGCGAGCAGCGTGTCCGCGCCGACGCGGCGCGCCTCCATCACCACGCTGCCGGTGCCGTTCACCGTCCCGCCGGTGACGGGGGATCCGGCGATCTTCTCCACCGGGATTGGCTCGCCGGTCACCATCGACTCGTCCACGGTGGTGTGGCCGTCGACGACGACGCCGTCCACGGGGATCCGCTCGCCGGGCCGGACGCGCAGCCGATCGCCCGGATGCACGTGCTCGAGCGGAATGTCGGCCTCGGCGCCGTCCGCGCCGATCCGGCGCGCCGTCTTCGGCGCGAGCCCCAGCAGGTTGCGGATCGCGGCGCCGGTGCGGCCTCGCGCGCGCAGTTCGAGCACCTGTCCGAGCAGCACGAGGACGACGATGACCGCGGCGGGTTCGAAGTAGACCGCCACCTGCCCGTGCATCCGAGACGCCTCGGGGAACACCCCCGGCGCGATCGTTCCGACGACGCTGTAGACGAACGCCGCGCCGACGCCGAGCGCGATCAGCGTGAACATGTTCAGGTGACGGCTGACGATCGAGGCCCAGCCGCGCTCGAAGAACGGCAGGCCGCCCCAGAGCACGACCGGCGCGGCGAATGCCATCTCGATCCAGTTCCTCCAGCCGTGCGGGAGCAGCGTCTGCAGCGGATCTCCGGGCAGCAGCTCCGACACCATGAACGCCAGAATCGGCAGGGTCAGCGCAAACGAGATGCGGAGCCGCCGCGTCATGTCGTCCAGCTCGGGGTTCCCCTCGTCGACCGAAGCGTCGACGGGCTCCAGCGCCATGCCGCAGATCGGACACGACCCCGGTCCGATCTGGCGGATCTCGGGGTGCATGGGACAGGTGTATTCCGTCTGCGCGGCGGGAGCCCCGTGCGCCGGCCCGGCGTGCGCCGCGGGCTGAGGCGGCGCCGCCGGCGGCCCGGCTGGCGCAGCCGGATGCTTGCGGTGCAGCGTCACCGGCGCGGCCATCGCCGCAGGCGGGCGCCCGGGCCCCAGATAGAGGTCCGGATTGGCGTCGAACCTGGCTTGACAGCCTTTCGAACAGAAATAGTAGGTCTTGCCCGCGTGCAGGCTCGATCCCGCGGCCTTCGCGGGATCGACCACCATGCCGCAGACGACGTCGCGCTCCATGTGCGTCTCCATTCTCCGCTTCTCTGCCAGGGAAACGCAGCAGCGGTCAGTTCATTACATGCGCGCGGCAGGTGCAATCGACGCAGCCGTGCTCGGCACAGGTGCCGCAGGACTGCGTCACCCGCTTGCGGAGCGCCTCGCGGGCGCGAAAGACGCGCACGCCGGCATTGCTGGCGGTCAGCCGACGGGTCTCGGCGAAGGTCTTGACCGGCAGCCCCTCGACGTCGACGCTGCGCAGCACGTCGGCGTATTCGGGCTTCAGCGTCGCGGCGAGCCGCGTCACGCACGCGCAGATCTCCGCGGCCATGTCCGGCGCCGGCTCGTGCCGGGTCTCCAACTCCCTGGCAAAGGCCTCCATCGCCCGGCCGGCGGCCCCGCGCCGCCGGTGATAGTCGATCGCGGCGTTGCGCAAGGTTCGATAGAACCACGGCACGATCGCTTCGTCCTGCAGCGTCTCGACGCGCTCGAGATTGCGCGTGAACGCCTCCTGGAGAATGTCTTCGGCGGCGCCGCGATCGCCCACCTTGCGCTCGAGGTACCGCAGGAACGCGCGATGATTCTCGAGCAGCGTCTGCAGCGCGGCGGGCGGGTCGGCAGCGTCCTCTGGCATCCGATCAGTATAGGGCGCGCGACGGGCTATACTCGAACGGTGCGGGATCGTTGGCACCGGTTGACGGCGGCGGCGCTCGTGTTCCTGTTCGCGATGTGCGCGGGCGCGGATGTGTTGTGCGCGGCGCCGTGCCGCACCGCCGCCCAGCCGGTCGGCGACACCTCGTCCGCACCCGCCGCTCACTGCCAGTCGATGCCCTCACCTGCCGACGCGGTGCGATTCACCCCGGCGAACTCCTGCACGGGCGAACATGGCGTGCTGGCGCCGGCAGAGGTCACGTCGCGCCGCGCCGTCGCCGACACCCCGGCCGCGCTGCCGCTGCCGTCGTCACTCTGGCCGCACCTCGGGCACTCCCTGTTCGACGGGACGGCGGCCCGCGCGCCGCATCCCGGCTCATCCGGTCCGCGTCCTCCGCTCCGCATCTGATCGTCCCGCTCGCCTGACCTCGCGCTCCGGGTGCGCGCGCCTGTAATGCGCCCGCCGGCGGTGCGTGATCCATTCAGCCGTTGAGAGGGAGACATGCGGGAACACGAGATTTCGAGAAGAACGTTCGTCACGGGGCTCGCCGCCGGCGGCGCGCTCGCGGCCGCAGGCGTGTGGCAGCCGCGGCTGTCGGCGCAGACCGGCGCCGCGCGCGAGTTGTCCGGCAGCACGTTCGACCTGCGCATCGGAGAGACTCCGGTGGATTTCACCGGCCGGGGGCGGATCGCCTATACCGTCAACGGATCGCTGCCCGCGCCGACGCTGCGGTGGCGCGAAGGGGACACCGTCACGCTGCGCGTGCACAACGCGCTCGCGCACGAGGACACGTCGATTCACTGGCACGGCATCCTGCTGCCCGCCAGCATGGACGGCGTTCCAGGACTGAGCTTCGCGGGAATCCGTCCAGGTGAGACCTTCACCTACCGGTTCACGGTGAAGCAGCACGGCACCTACTGGTACCACAGCCACTCCGGCTTCGATGAGCAGCGCGGTCTGTATGGGGCGTTGATCATCGACCCGGCGTCGCCCGGGCGCCGCTCCTGCGACCGCGAGCACGTGGTGCTGCTCTCCGACTGGACCGACGCGGATCCGCGGACCGTTCTCGCTAAGTTGAAGAAGCAGTCCGACTACTTCAATCGCAACCAGCGCACGGTCGGCGACTTCGTGCGCGACGTGCGCCGGCAGGGGCTCGGGGCGGCGCTCGCGGACAGGCGCATGTGGAACCAGATGCGGATGAAGTCCACGGATCTCGCCGACGTGACCGGCAGCACCTACACGTATCTGATGAACGGCGCGGCGCCGAACGCCAACTGGACCGGACTCGTCGCGCGCGGCGAGCGGGTGCTGCTGCGGTTCATCAACGGATCGGCGCAGACCTACTTCGACGTGCGCATTCCCGGCCTCAAGTTGACCGTCGTCGCGGCCGACGGCCAGCCGGTGCGGCCCGTCGAAGTGGACGAGTTCCGCATCGCCACGGCCGAGACCTACGACGTCATCGTCGAACCTTCGGATCAGGACGCGTACACGATCTTCGCGCAGTCGCTGGATCGGAGCGGCTTCGCCGCCGGCACGCTCGCCGTCCGCGCCGGACTCCGTGCGGCGGTTCCCCCGCTCGATGCCCGGCAGGAATTGACGATGGCGGACATGGGACACGGCGCCGCCGCGCCCGCTGCTGCGGATCCACACGCCGGGCACCACATGCCGCAGCCGGACCCTCATGCCGGGCACGCGATGCCGGCGGCGGAGGCGGCCGTTCAGCAGCACCCGCCCACCGAGCGCGGCAATCCGCTGGTCGACATGCAGGCGATGCATCCGGTGCCGCGGCTGGACGATCCGGGCGTCGGCCTTCGCGGCAACGGCCGGCGCGTGCTCACCTACGCCGACCTGCAGAGCGCGTTCGATGACCCGGACGGCCGGGAGCCGGTGCGGACGATCGAGATGCACCTCACCGGGCACATGGAGAAGTTCACCTGGTCGATCGACGGCGTGGAGTTCGCCGATGCGCACCCGGTCCATCTGAAGTACGGCGAGCGCGTCCGAATCGTGCTGGTGAACGACACGATGATGTCGCACCCCATTCACCTTCATGGCATGTGGAGCGACCTCGAGGACGAGCAGGGGGCCTTCAAAGTGCGCAAGCACACCATCGACATGCCACCCGGCACGAGGCGCAGCTATCGCGTCCGCGCCGACGCGCTCGGCCGGTGGGCGTTCCATTGTCATCTGCTCTACCACATGGAGTCGGGAATGTTTCGTGAAGTGCGGGTGGAAGAATGAGCCGGCGCGCTCTGGTTCCGCTCTCGATCGCGGTGCTGTGCGGCGCACTCGCCGCGACTGCCTCCGCGCAGCAGCCGCTCCCGAAGGAGCCGATCCCGCCGGTGACGGAGGCCGACCGCGAGGCCGCCTTTCCACAAGGGCTCGACGGGCACGCGGTCCACGATCGCCGCATCAACTACTTCGTGCTGTTCGATCAGCTCGAGTGGCAGAGCGGATCGGGCCGCGGACTGAACCTCGACAACACCACGTGGATCGGCGGCGACATCGATCGCGTCTGGCTGCGCGGCGAGATGGACGCCGACGAGGGGCGCGTCGATCACGCGTCAGTGCACGCGCTCTGGGGTCACAGCATCTCGCGATGGTGGGATGTGGTCGCCGGCGTGCGTCAGGACTTTCGCCCCGGCGATCCGCGGACCATGGCCGCCGTCGGCATCCAGGGACTCGCGCCCTACTGGTTCGACGTGCAGGCGACCGCGTACGTGGGAGGCGGAGGACGCACCTCGGTCCGCCTCGAAGCCGAGTACGACATGCTGCTGACCAATCGCCTCATCGCGCAGCCGCTCGTCGAGATCGAGCTCCATGGCAAGACGGATCCGGCGCGGCAGATCGGTGCCGGCCTGAGCACGATCGAAACAGGCGTGCGCGTGCGCTACGAATTCCGGCGGGAGCTCGCGCCGTACATCGGCGTGACGTGGTCGAGAAAGACGTTCGGCACCGCCGATTTTGCGCGAGCCGTCGGCGAGGATCCGAGCCGCGTCCGCATGACCGTGGGCCTGAGGACCTGGTTCTAGGCGCTCACTGGCCGCCGCGCAGCAGCTGCGTGAGCTCGGGGATCGTCCACGGACGCGCGCGTCCGGCAGTGTCGCGGCGCGTGCGCGCGACGTCGGCCGGCGCAATCGGCGCCGCGGTGTGGCCCCATTCGCGCCGGATGTAGGTCAGCACGGCAGCGATCTCCTCATTGCTCAGCACGCTGCCGAGCGGCGGCATGAGCGCGACCGCCCCTTCCTTGCCGTGCAGCACGATGCGCGCGGGGATCGTCGGGTTGGCGGCCAGCGCGAACTCGGATCCGATGAGCGGCGGCGCCAGTTTTTCGAGGCCGCGGCCGTCCGCCTGATGACACGGCTGGCACAGGTTCTGGTACGTCGCCCGGCCGGCGTCGAACCGGGCCTGCTGCTCGGCCGTCAGCGGGGTGACGGGCGGCCCGGCAGACGGCTTTCCCGGCCATTCGAGCCGGGCGAGGACGTCCGCGGCGCGCGAGGCGAGCTCACCGGACTTCGCCGCGGCGACTGCGGCCAGCGCCGGTTCGCGCGTGAGCTTCACCGGCGGACGGGCGGCGCCCCGCCCGCGGCCCCGTCCGGCCTGGAGCCCGGCGGATCGCGCCGCCAGCTCGTTGTCTGCCTCGGTCGCCTGGTTCGGAAACGCGGCCGCGCCGCCCGGACCCGCGCGGCCGCCCGGGCAGGTCGGACACGGCGCGTCTGGAGGCGGCGTCCCCCGGCCGCGCCCCCGGCCGGCTCCGCCGGGCGCCGCGGCGCCGAGCAGCGCCACTTCCGCCCCGCGCAGCAGCGCCGAGCGTTGCCACATCGGGCGGGCGCCGTCGGCAATCGCATCGAACACGCGCTGCAAGGCCGCATCGTCGCCGGCCGCGACCAGCGTCGCGGTCAGCATCGTCATGGCAGCCGCGCGCTGCGGCGTCTCGTCGCCGGCCCGCAGCAGCATCTCGAGGACGGCGAACTCGCTGCCGCGCAGGCCGCTGAGCGCCGCATCCATCGCCACCGGATCCAGCGCGTGCCGCTCCAGCAACGAGGCGATCGCGGGTTCCTTCGCGCCGCGCGGCAGCTCCCCCGCCGACGCCGCCAACTGCTGCCGGACGCCCCAGTCAGGGTCGGACATCAGCGCGAGCGCCGCGCCCTGCATCGCCGCGTCTGCCTGCCGGAGCCAGCGTTCGGACAATCGGAGCGCCGACACGCGGACGTCGCGCGACGGATGCGCGAGCGCCTGCGTCACGAGCCCGGCGTCGAGGCTGTCGAGGCCGTCGAGCGTCCACAGTGCGTGCAGGCGCGTGCGCGGTGCCGGCGCCTCGGCCGCGAGCTTCTTCAGCGGCTCGACGGCAGCGCTGTCGGCGCGCTGCACGAGCAGTTGCTGGGCCGTGTCCCGCCACCAGCCGTTGGGGTGCGACAGCGTGTCGATCAGCGACGCCGTGGTCGCGCGGCTCAGCGAGGGGCTCGGTCCGCGGCGCGTGCTCTCGTGCACGACGCGCCAGATGCGGCCGTGCCTCAACGGCTGTTCCAGCGCGCGAGACAGAATCTGATCGCGCAGGTACTCGGTGATGTAGGCGCGGTGCTGGACGACCCCGCGATACATGTCGACCACGTAGAGCGTGCCGTCGGGTGCGGACGAGAGAAACACCGGCCTGAACCGCTCGTCGGTGGACGCCAGGAACTCCGATCGCTCGTAGGCCTTCCGCCCCCGCAGCGTCGTCCCGTCGTCGCTGACCACGACACGGCTGACGACGTTGCCGGCGGGCTCGGCGAGGAAGACGTTTCCGTACAGCTCCGCCGGCAGCCGGTCCCCCCGATAGACGGTGGGCGCGCAGACGGCGGTGAAGTGCGCGAGTGTCCCGTCCGGTCGCAGAATGCCGGCCTGGTACCCGCGATTCACGCCGGGAGTGGGGCGCGCGGGCCATACCTCGTTCAGGTCGGTGTTCGGCGCGCCGAGGAACTCGTAGCTGCCGCGGGTGCGCGTCAGCGCCGTGCTGCGGGCGTAATAAGGCGTCGGCACGAGATCCACGTGCAGCGCCGACTCGTTCGAGTTCCTGAAGATGCGCCCGGCATCGTCCTGCGAGGCGCCCCACTGCCCCCGGGCGATCGTCCGGCGGACTTCGAACGTGCCGTTCCTGAACCGCAGGTAGGTATCGACTTCCGACGTGTGAATCCAGTTGTCGAGCGCCCACAGCAGCGTGTTCGCGTTGTGCTCGACGTTGGCCTCGCGGCGGCCGTAGGCCGCGGTCACCGGCTCCTTCGTGTCCGCCTTGCCGTCGCCGTTGGTGTCGCGCATGTACCAGAGGTTCGGCGGCTCGGCGACGAGCACCCCTTTGTCGAGCACCTTCAGCGCGCGCGGCAGGACGAGTCCCTCGGCGAAGACCGTGCGCTTGTCCATGCGGCCGTCGCGATTGGCGTCTTCGAGCATCACCACGCGCCCGCTCGGGTCGTGCTCGCTGGTCGCGCGGATGTCCGTCATGTAGCCGAGCATCTCGATCGCCCAGAGCCGTCCGTCGGCGTCCCAGTCGATCACCACCGGATCCTGGATGAGCGGCTCGCTGGCGACGAGCTCGAGGCGATAGCCCGCCGGCAGCTTCATCGTGTCGAGCTCGTCGGCGGGCGACAACACCGGGGCCTCGCGGGTCGCCGCGCGCTGCAGGTCGGCGCCTGCCGCGAGCAGCAGAACGATGCCGATTGTCCAAAGCCTCATCTCTGCGCCATCATAATTCGGTACACTATTCAGTACACTCTTCCGATGACCAGTCCGACGCCAGAGGTGCCGGCGGGCGCCGAGGCGCTCGGCGAGATCGAAACCCGGGCGCGCGAGATCGCGCGGCGCCGCACCTTCGCCATCATTTCCCATCCCGACGCGGGCAAGACGACGCTGACGGAAAAGCTGCTGCTGTACGCGGGCGCGATCGAGCTGGCGGGGGCGGTGCGGGGGCGGAAGTCGCAGCGCCACGCGGTGTCGGACTTCATGGAGATGGAACAGCAGCGCGGGATCTCGATCAGCGCCGCGGCCCTCGAATTCGAGCTCGACGGCCATCACGTGACGCTGCTGGACACGCCGGGCCACCAGGATTTCAGCGAAGACACCTACCGCACGCTCCTGGCCGTCGACAGCGTCGTGATGGTGCTGGACGCCGCCAAGGGGATCGAGCCGCAGACGCGGAAGCTGTTCGAGGTCTGCCGCCAGCGCGGACTCCCGGTCCTCACGTTCATCAACAAGCTGGACCAGCCGTCGCTCGATCCGTTCGAGCTCCTCGATCAGATCGAACGCGTGCTGGGGATTGCGGCGGCGCCGATGAACTGGCCGCTGGGGGACGGCGTCGATTTCGCCGGTGTGTACGACCTGGAGAAGAACACCGTTCTCCTCTACGAGCGCGGCGCGCGCGGACAGCGCACCGAGCCGGTCACGGTCGAGGATCCGACCGACGCGGCGCTGGGGGAGATGATCGGCGCCGAACGGCAGCGCCACCTGATCGACGCGGTCGAGATGATCTCCGGCGCCGGAACGCGCTTCGATCTGGAGGCGTACCGGGCCGAGCGGCAGACGCCGGTGTTCTTCGGCAGCGCGTTGAATGACTTCGGCGTCGAGCCGTTCCTCCGCGCGCTGCTGGCGCTCGCCCCCAGCCCGGCGCCGCGGCCGGCCGAGCACGGGACCGTCCACCCGGCGGACCCCGACTTCTCGGGGTTCGTGTTCAAGATGCAGGCGAACATGAATCCGCGCCACCGCGATCGCGTCGCCTTCGTCCGCGTCTGTTCGGGGCGTCTGTCGAAGGACATGGCCGCGGTGAACGAGCGGCAGGGCACGACGATCCGGCTGTCGCGCGTCTACCGGTTCTTCGGACGCGATCGTGAGACGGTGCCGGAGGCATATCCGGGGGACGTCATCGGCCTGGTCAATCCCGGGCGGCTGGCGATCGGGGACACGATCTACTCCGGCCGGCGGGTGAAGTTCCCGCCCATTCCGCAGTTCCCCGCCGAACGGTTCGCCTACCTGCGTCCGGCGGACGTCCGGCACAAGCGGTTCGACGAGGCCGTGCAGCAGCTCGAGGAGGAAGGGCTGATGCAGGTCTTCACGCCGCAGACCGGGCTTCGCCACCCGATCGTCGGGGTGGTCGGTGCGCTCCAGTTCGACGTCATCGAGGCGCGGCTGCAGTCGGAGTACGGCATCAAGGCGGTTCTCGAGCCGCTGCCCCACGTCACGGCCCGCTGGCCGCTGCCGCAGTCGGAAAGCGCCAGGCCGCTGTCGCTGACCACCTCGGGCGCGCTGCCGCTGAAGGATCGGCTCGACCGCGACGTCATCCTGTTCGAGTCGGTCTGGGAGCTGCGCTACGTGTCGGAGGCAAACCCCGACTACAAGTTCGTGGACACGCTGTAGGGGCCGAGGGGCTCCGGGAACGCGCGCGAGGGTTCCTGCATCCAATAGTCAGGACCATGTCAGCCCCAGCAGATGCCCTGCTCGCCTCCCGCACGGCGGACGGCGACGAGGAAGCGTTCGAAGCGCTGATGCGGCGCTTCAATCAGAAGCTCTTCCGCGTCGCCCGCTCGATCCTGAAGAACGACGCGGATGCCGAAGACGTCCTGCAGGAGGCGTATCTGCAGGCCTACCGCCGCATGAGCGATTTCCGCGGCGACGCCCAGCTCGGCACGTGGCTCACGCGCATCGTCATCAACCAGGCGCTCATGCGGCTGCGCGCAGACAAGCGGGATCGCGTCGTGGTCTCGTTCAGCGGCAGCGGGGACGACGAGCGGGACCTCGGGGCCGAGATCGCGGACGAGAAGGCGGAGTCGCCGACCGACGCGGCGCTCCGCGGAGAGATCCGCCGGCTGCTCGAACATCATATCGACGCGCTGCCGATGCCGATGCGCACCGTGCTCGTCATGCGCGACGTCGAGGAGATGTCCGTGCAGGAGACGGCCGACTGCCTGGGCATTCCGCCGGCCACGGTGCGGACGCGGCTGTTTCGCGCCAGAGCGATGCTGCGCGACATGCTGGCGCGCGACACCGATGCCGCA
It encodes the following:
- a CDS encoding heavy metal translocating P-type ATPase, giving the protein METHMERDVVCGMVVDPAKAAGSSLHAGKTYYFCSKGCQARFDANPDLYLGPGRPPAAMAAPVTLHRKHPAAPAGPPAAPPQPAAHAGPAHGAPAAQTEYTCPMHPEIRQIGPGSCPICGMALEPVDASVDEGNPELDDMTRRLRISFALTLPILAFMVSELLPGDPLQTLLPHGWRNWIEMAFAAPVVLWGGLPFFERGWASIVSRHLNMFTLIALGVGAAFVYSVVGTIAPGVFPEASRMHGQVAVYFEPAAVIVVLVLLGQVLELRARGRTGAAIRNLLGLAPKTARRIGADGAEADIPLEHVHPGDRLRVRPGERIPVDGVVVDGHTTVDESMVTGEPIPVEKIAGSPVTGGTVNGTGSVVMEARRVGADTLLAQIVRMVGEAQRSRAPIQRLADTVSAWFVPIVIGVALVTFVVWSTWGPDPRLAHALVNAVAVLIIACPCALGLATPMSIMVGTGRGAEAGVLFRDAEALEVLEKVTTLVVDKTGTLTEGRPRLVNVIPAPGVDANELLRLAASVEHVSEHPLATAIAAAAQERGLAFEKVAGFQSTTGQGVAGHVAGRDVSVGNLTHLETRRIDPGGFAQQAEQLRTQGQTAMFVTIDGAAAGVLAVADPIKKGAADAIKALHEDGIRVVMLTGDSRATADHVARAVNIDRVEADVLPARKAEVVRELQRGGGRIAMAGDGINDAPALAQADVGIAMGTGTDVAIESAGVTLVKGDLAGIVRARRLSRATMTNIRQNLFFAFVYNVIGVPVAAGVLYPVFGLLLSPMIASAAMTFSSVSVIGNALRLRRVSL
- a CDS encoding sigma-70 family RNA polymerase sigma factor → MPEDAADPPAALQTLLENHRAFLRYLERKVGDRGAAEDILQEAFTRNLERVETLQDEAIVPWFYRTLRNAAIDYHRRRGAAGRAMEAFARELETRHEPAPDMAAEICACVTRLAATLKPEYADVLRSVDVEGLPVKTFAETRRLTASNAGVRVFRAREALRKRVTQSCGTCAEHGCVDCTCRAHVMN
- a CDS encoding copper resistance system multicopper oxidase, which encodes MREHEISRRTFVTGLAAGGALAAAGVWQPRLSAQTGAARELSGSTFDLRIGETPVDFTGRGRIAYTVNGSLPAPTLRWREGDTVTLRVHNALAHEDTSIHWHGILLPASMDGVPGLSFAGIRPGETFTYRFTVKQHGTYWYHSHSGFDEQRGLYGALIIDPASPGRRSCDREHVVLLSDWTDADPRTVLAKLKKQSDYFNRNQRTVGDFVRDVRRQGLGAALADRRMWNQMRMKSTDLADVTGSTYTYLMNGAAPNANWTGLVARGERVLLRFINGSAQTYFDVRIPGLKLTVVAADGQPVRPVEVDEFRIATAETYDVIVEPSDQDAYTIFAQSLDRSGFAAGTLAVRAGLRAAVPPLDARQELTMADMGHGAAAPAAADPHAGHHMPQPDPHAGHAMPAAEAAVQQHPPTERGNPLVDMQAMHPVPRLDDPGVGLRGNGRRVLTYADLQSAFDDPDGREPVRTIEMHLTGHMEKFTWSIDGVEFADAHPVHLKYGERVRIVLVNDTMMSHPIHLHGMWSDLEDEQGAFKVRKHTIDMPPGTRRSYRVRADALGRWAFHCHLLYHMESGMFREVRVEE
- a CDS encoding copper resistance protein B, which encodes MSRRALVPLSIAVLCGALAATASAQQPLPKEPIPPVTEADREAAFPQGLDGHAVHDRRINYFVLFDQLEWQSGSGRGLNLDNTTWIGGDIDRVWLRGEMDADEGRVDHASVHALWGHSISRWWDVVAGVRQDFRPGDPRTMAAVGIQGLAPYWFDVQATAYVGGGGRTSVRLEAEYDMLLTNRLIAQPLVEIELHGKTDPARQIGAGLSTIETGVRVRYEFRRELAPYIGVTWSRKTFGTADFARAVGEDPSRVRMTVGLRTWF
- a CDS encoding c-type cytochrome, whose translation is MRLWTIGIVLLLAAGADLQRAATREAPVLSPADELDTMKLPAGYRLELVASEPLIQDPVVIDWDADGRLWAIEMLGYMTDIRATSEHDPSGRVVMLEDANRDGRMDKRTVFAEGLVLPRALKVLDKGVLVAEPPNLWYMRDTNGDGKADTKEPVTAAYGRREANVEHNANTLLWALDNWIHTSEVDTYLRFRNGTFEVRRTIARGQWGASQDDAGRIFRNSNESALHVDLVPTPYYARSTALTRTRGSYEFLGAPNTDLNEVWPARPTPGVNRGYQAGILRPDGTLAHFTAVCAPTVYRGDRLPAELYGNVFLAEPAGNVVSRVVVSDDGTTLRGRKAYERSEFLASTDERFRPVFLSSAPDGTLYVVDMYRGVVQHRAYITEYLRDQILSRALEQPLRHGRIWRVVHESTRRGPSPSLSRATTASLIDTLSHPNGWWRDTAQQLLVQRADSAAVEPLKKLAAEAPAPRTRLHALWTLDGLDSLDAGLVTQALAHPSRDVRVSALRLSERWLRQADAAMQGAALALMSDPDWGVRQQLAASAGELPRGAKEPAIASLLERHALDPVAMDAALSGLRGSEFAVLEMLLRAGDETPQRAAAMTMLTATLVAAGDDAALQRVFDAIADGARPMWQRSALLRGAEVALLGAAAPGGAGRGRGRGTPPPDAPCPTCPGGRAGPGGAAAFPNQATEADNELAARSAGLQAGRGRGRGAARPPVKLTREPALAAVAAAKSGELASRAADVLARLEWPGKPSAGPPVTPLTAEQQARFDAGRATYQNLCQPCHQADGRGLEKLAPPLIGSEFALAANPTIPARIVLHGKEGAVALMPPLGSVLSNEEIAAVLTYIRREWGHTAAPIAPADVARTRRDTAGRARPWTIPELTQLLRGGQ
- a CDS encoding peptide chain release factor 3 translates to MTSPTPEVPAGAEALGEIETRAREIARRRTFAIISHPDAGKTTLTEKLLLYAGAIELAGAVRGRKSQRHAVSDFMEMEQQRGISISAAALEFELDGHHVTLLDTPGHQDFSEDTYRTLLAVDSVVMVLDAAKGIEPQTRKLFEVCRQRGLPVLTFINKLDQPSLDPFELLDQIERVLGIAAAPMNWPLGDGVDFAGVYDLEKNTVLLYERGARGQRTEPVTVEDPTDAALGEMIGAERQRHLIDAVEMISGAGTRFDLEAYRAERQTPVFFGSALNDFGVEPFLRALLALAPSPAPRPAEHGTVHPADPDFSGFVFKMQANMNPRHRDRVAFVRVCSGRLSKDMAAVNERQGTTIRLSRVYRFFGRDRETVPEAYPGDVIGLVNPGRLAIGDTIYSGRRVKFPPIPQFPAERFAYLRPADVRHKRFDEAVQQLEEEGLMQVFTPQTGLRHPIVGVVGALQFDVIEARLQSEYGIKAVLEPLPHVTARWPLPQSESARPLSLTTSGALPLKDRLDRDVILFESVWELRYVSEANPDYKFVDTL
- a CDS encoding RNA polymerase sigma factor codes for the protein MSAPADALLASRTADGDEEAFEALMRRFNQKLFRVARSILKNDADAEDVLQEAYLQAYRRMSDFRGDAQLGTWLTRIVINQALMRLRADKRDRVVVSFSGSGDDERDLGAEIADEKAESPTDAALRGEIRRLLEHHIDALPMPMRTVLVMRDVEEMSVQETADCLGIPPATVRTRLFRARAMLRDMLARDTDAATLGLFGFDGVRCDRIVAGVLARIRAAG